One Phyllostomus discolor isolate MPI-MPIP mPhyDis1 chromosome 10, mPhyDis1.pri.v3, whole genome shotgun sequence genomic window carries:
- the XRCC2 gene encoding DNA repair protein XRCC2, giving the protein MCNDFYRAESGTELLARLEGRRSLKEMEPCLFADEDSPVHGDILEFHGPEGTGKTEMLYHVTARCILPKADGGLETEVVFIDTDYHFDLLRLVTILEHRLARSSEETVKRCLARLFLVHCGGSPQLLLTLHSLETLFCGRPALCLLIVDSLSAFYWVDRANGGDSVGLQEAPLRRCSQVLEKLVQEYRLVLLATTQSLMQKASDSGEGPSSASRPPGDADAGVDYRLYLCKAWRRLVTRRVFFSKDGAKATNQFSLVSRHLKSNSVKKHFFTIGESGVEFC; this is encoded by the exons ATGTGTAACGACTTCTATAGGGCGGAGTCCGGGACGGAG ctCCTTGCCCGGCTCGAAGGCAGAAGGTCCCTGAAAGAGATGGAGCCGTGCCTGTTTGCGGACGAAGACTCGCCCGTGCACG GTGATATTCTTGAATTTCACGGTCCGGAAGGAACAGGAAAGACGGAGATGCTGTATCACGTGACAGCACGGTGCATACTCCCAAAAGCGGACGGCGGCCTGGAAACAGAGGTCGTGTTCATCGACACCGATTACCACTTCGATCTGCTCCGGCTCGTCACGATTCTGGAGCACAGGCTGGCGCGGAGTTCGGAGGAGACCGTCAAGCGCTGCCTCGCAAGGCTGTTCCTGGTGCACTGCGGCGGCAGCCCGCAGCTGCTGCTCACGCTCCACTCCCTGGAGACGCTGTTCTGTGGCCGTCCCGCCCTCTGCCTCCTGATTGTGGACAGCTTGTCGGCTTTCTACTGGGTGGACCGGGCCAACGGCGGGGACAGCGTGGGCCTGCAGGAGGCCCCCCTGAGGAGGTGTTCTCAGGTCCTGGAGAAGCTGGTCCAGGAGTACCGCCTGGTGCTCCTGGCCACCACACAGAGTTTGATGCAGAAAGCCTCGGACTCCGGCGAGGGCCCGTCCTCGGCCTCCCGCCCCCCGGGGGACGCGGACGCCGGCGTGGACTACAGGCTGTACCTCTGCAAGGCGTGGCGGCGGCTGGTGACGCGCAGGGTCTTCTTCTCCAAAGACGGGGCTAAAGCCACCAACCAGTTTTCTTTGGTTTCACGTCATTTAAAGAGTAACAGTGTGAAGAAGCACTTTTTTACTATCGGAGAAAGTGGGGTTGAGTTTTGCTGA
- the LOC114507696 gene encoding 40S ribosomal protein S4, X isoform-like produces MARGPKKHLKRVAAPKHWMLDKLTGVFAPRPSTGPHKLRECLPLIIFLRNRLKYALTGDEVKKICMQRLIKIDGKVRTDITYPAGFMDVISIDKTGENFRLVYDTKGRFAVHRITPEEAKYKLCKVRKIFVGTKGIPHLVTHDARTIRYPDPLIKVNDTIQINLETGKITDFIKFDTGNLCMVTGGANLGRIGVITNREKHPGSFDVVHVKDANGNSFATRLSNIFVIGKGNKPWISLPRGKGIRLTIAEERDKRLAAKQWVK; encoded by the coding sequence ATGGCTCGTGGTCCCAAGAAGCACCTGAAGCGCGTGGCAGCCCCAAAGCACTGGATGCTGGACAAACTGACAGGCGTGTTTGCGCCCCGGCCGTCCACCGGCCCGCACAAGCTGAGGGAGTGCCTCCCTCTCATCATCTTCCTGCGGAACAGACTGAAGTACGCGCTCACGGGGGACGAGGTGAAGAAGATCTGCATGCAGCGGCTCATCAAGATCGACGGCAAGGTCCGGACCGACATCACCTACCCCGCGGGCTTCATGGATGTCATCAGCATCGACAAGACGGGGGAGAATTTCCGCCTGGTCTACGACACCAAGGGCCGCTTCGCCGTTCACCGTATCACGCCGGAGGAGGCCAAGTACAAGCTGTGCAAGGTGAGGAAGATCTTCGTGGGCACGAAAGGAATCCCCCACCTGGTGACCCACGACGCTCGCACCATCCGCTACCCTGACCCCCTCATCAAGGTCAACGACACCATTCAGATTAATTTGGAGACGGGCAAAATCACTGATTTCATCAAGTTTGACACTGGTAACCTGTGCATGGTGACCGGCGGCGCCAACCTGGGGAGGATCGGCGTGATCACCAACAGAGAGAAGCACCCCGGTTCTTTCGACGTGGTCCACGTGAAGGACGCCAACGGCAACAGCTTCGCCACCCGGCTCTCCAACATCTTCGTCATCGGCAAGGGCAACAAGCCGTGGATCTCCCTGCCCCGCGGGAAGGGCATCCGCCTCACCATCGCCGAAGAGAGAGACAAGAGGCTGGCGGCCAAACAGTGGGTGAAGTGA